Proteins from a single region of Antechinus flavipes isolate AdamAnt ecotype Samford, QLD, Australia chromosome 2, AdamAnt_v2, whole genome shotgun sequence:
- the MAPK6 gene encoding mitogen-activated protein kinase 6 isoform X2: MAEKFESLMNIHGFDLGSRYMDLKPLGCGGNGLVFSAVDNDCDKRVAVKKIVLTDPQSVKHALREIKIIRRLDHDNIVKVFEILGPSGSQLTDDVGSLTELNSVYIVQEYMETDLANLLEQGPLLEEHARLFMYQLLRGLKYIHSANVLHRDLKPANLFINTEDLVLKIGDFGLARIMDPHYSHKGHLSEGLVTKWYRSPRLLLSPNNYTKAIDMWAAGCIFAEMLTGKTLFAGAHELEQMQLILESIPVVHEEDRQELLSVIPVYIKNDMTEPHKPLIQLLPGISREDSLLSSLPTPPPLRRQAIQYR, translated from the exons ATGGCAGAAAAGTTTGAAAGTCTCATGAACATTCATGGTTTTGATCTGGGCTCTCGGTATATGGACTTAAAACCGCTGGGTTGTGGTGGCAATGGCTTAGTTTTTTCTGCTGTCGATAATGACTGTGACAAAAGAGTGGCTGTCAAGAAAATTGTTCTTACAGATCCCCAGAGTGTTAAACATGCTTTAcgagaaatcaaaattattagaAGACTCGACCATGATAACATTGTGAAAGTATTTGAAATTCTTGGTCCCAGTGGAAGTCAGTTAACAGATGATGTGGGCTCTCTGACAGAGCTGAACAGTGTTTACATTGTTCAGGAGTACATGGAGACAGACTTGGCTAATCTGCTAGAGCAGGGCCCTTTACTGGAGGAGCATGCCAGGCTTTTCATGTATCAGCTGCTACGTGGGCTCAAGTATATTCATTCTGCAAATGTACTGCACAGAGATCTCAAACCAGCTAATCTTTTCATTAATACTGAAGACTTGGTGCTGAAGATAGGTGACTTTGGTCTTGCCCGGATTATGGATCCCCATTATTCACATAAG gGTCATCTTTCTGAAGGATTGGTTACTAAATGGTACAGATCTCCACGACTTTTACTTTCTCCTAATAACTATACTAAAGCCATTGACATGTGGGCTGCAGGATGCATCTTTGCTGAAATGCTGACTGGGAAAACCCTCTTTGCAG GTGCACATGAACTTGAACAAATGCAGCTGATTTTAGAATCTATTCCTGTTGTACATGAGGAAGATCGTCAGGAGCTTCTCAGTGTAATCCCGGtttacataaaaaatgatatgacTGAGCCACACAAACCCTTAATTCAGCTGCTTCCAGGAATTAGTCGTGAAG